From the Procambarus clarkii isolate CNS0578487 chromosome 70, FALCON_Pclarkii_2.0, whole genome shotgun sequence genome, one window contains:
- the LOC123775311 gene encoding 2,4-dienoyl-CoA reductase [(3E)-enoyl-CoA-producing], mitochondrial isoform X1 encodes MAASRLSVYTADFYNFLRNVRPIFRMPLQAVHTSAGIRAKQNEGPQAKYFPAVKTIMLPKDTFTGKIAFITGGGTGLGKGMATMLSALGANVVIAARRLSVLEATANEISNETGNCVHAVQMDVRDPVSVATALDACESKFGVPNIIINNAAGNFISPSERLSPNAWKTITDIVLNGTANVTLDAGKRLIKANQGGVFLSITATYTRSGSGYVSPSASAKAGVETLTRSLAAEWGKYGMRFNCIAPGPIETEGAFSRLDPKGEFSEFYHERIPAGRLGEVEELANLATYLVSDYSSWISGETLALDGGHYRYMSSGLNRLSNVTPDQWDVMEKMIRTASSKDKSMTKARL; translated from the exons CCCCTGCAAGCAGTTCACACATCTGCAGGTATTCGGGCCAAACAAAATGAAGGGCCACAAGCAAAATATTTCCCAGCAGTAAAGACAATAATGCTACCAAAGGATACTTTCACGGGCAAAATTGCATTCAtcactggtggtggcactggtcttGGCAAAGGGATGGCTACAATGCTGAGTGCTCTTGGAGCAAATGTAGTTATTGCTGCAAG GCGGCTTTCAGTACTAGAGGCAACTGCAAACGAGATTTCAAATGAGACTGGGAATTGCGTCCATGCTGTGCAGATGGATGTTCGTGACCCAGTATCAGTAGCAACTGCACTGGATGCATGTGAATCTAAATTTGGTGTTCCAAATATTATCATCAATAATGCTGCTGGCAATTTCATATCG CCATCAGAAAGGCTGAGCCCAAATGCTTGGAAGACCATCACAGATATTGTATTGAATGGTACAGCTAATGTTACTTTGGATGCTGGCAAACGACTTATTAAAGCAAATCAAG GTGGTGTGTTTTTGAGCATCACAGCAACATACACACGCAGTGGATCAGGATATGTTTCACCGAGTGCTTCAGCAAAAGCTGGAGTTGAGACTTTAACAAG GTCTTTAGCAGCAGAATGGGGTAAATATGGTATGCGCTTTAACTGCATTGCTCCTGGTCCAATTGAGACCGAGGGTGCATTCAGTCGTTTGGACCCAAAGGGTGAATTTTCAGAATTCTACCACGAACGCATTCCAGCTGGACGCCTGGGAGAAGTGGAAGAACTGGCTAATTTAGCTACTTATCTTGTGTCTGACTATTCATCTTGGATTTCAGGAGAG ACTCTTGCTTTGGATGGTGGGCATTATCGGTATATGTCGAGTGGTCTCAACCGCCTTTCGAATGTAACTCCTGATCAGTGGGATGTAATGGAGAAAATGATTCGGACAGCTTCAAGCAAGGATAAGTCAATGACGAAGGCCAGACTTTAA